The sequence below is a genomic window from Sulfuracidifex metallicus DSM 6482 = JCM 9184.
GAAACTTCTTCTTGAGTTCTATCTAACTCTTCCTTTATTTTATCAAGTTGTCCTTTATATCTGGAAAGATCATTCAAAGCCTTTTTGTTTAACTTAAGCCTTTCCTGGATCTCCAAGTACTTGTAATAGAATGGCTCTGTTTCTTCTTTCTTCTTGAGCTTAATTCGCTTATTTTTTATTTCTTTCTCTTGATTTTCAAGCAGATTCCTTAGTTTTTCCAGGTTCTGCTTAGTTTCGGAGTAACTGTTGATTTCGCTTTCCATTTCCTTATAGCTCTTAAGGGATTCTAGCTGTTTTCTAAGCAAATCTATGTCTGAAACTAATTTAGAAAGTGACTCTATTTCTTGGTTAAGCTTCTCTACTTCTTGTCTCTTCATCGTCATTTCTTTGTTTAATTCAATGTAAGACTCTTTCCTTTTCTTTAGCTCGTCATATCTGATTCTTAACGCATTTTCCTCGGTTTTTATGGAGTCAAGGACTGCAGTTATTGCAGTTATCTCTCCTTTTTTATCATTGAGCTCCTTCCTTTTTAGTTCCAGATACTTTCTGTCATCTTCAATCTGTCTCTCAAGTTCATTAATGATTTCAAGTTCTTTCTCTACTTCTTTCATTATCGACCTTATGTAACCGTTGCTATCGGTAAGTTTATTCAGCTTATCCGCCTTTATTGTCTCTGAGAGCGTTTCTCCCAAGATATTTTCCTCCAATATGTCCATAATTTTACCTTCCCTTACGATGAAGGTGGACTTAGCTAGGTCTCCGTTCACACCTAACATGTTAACCATTTCATCTGATACCTTTCTAATCCCCCTCGCCTTTGGTATACCATCGCACACCAAAATATCATCTTCAGCTTTGCCCTTAACTGAAACGTGCCTGATTACTTCGCACGTTCTATTTCCCCATCTAAACTTCATCTTCACGGTGCCTTCCACTGCACCCTTTCTGACCAAGTCGGCTTGATTTCCTTTGTCAGCTTCCCTAAATATGGAAAAGATTATTCCCTGTATTAGGGAAGTCTTTCCTGCTCCGTTTTGTCCGATTATGACGTTTACCGCTACGTCATCGTTGAATACCACTTCTGTGCTCTCATGACTTAAAAAGTTCTTTAAATAAAGTCCCTCTATTTTCATTTCAATCCACTAAACCTACAATTTTCTTGATGGTTTTGTTCACCTTCTCTTCATTTTCAACGTCATTGATTACTTCAATAAGTAGATCTGCATCTTCCTTAGAGTAACCACGTTTAGTTAAGAATTCTCTAATAAGCTCATTGACGGTGGTAGTATTTTCAACCTTTACATTTAGCTTATCTTCCGTTTCAGATACGTTGTACTTTATAATTCTATAGTGAAGGACTACGCTTTGAAGTCTATTCATGTATTCTAACATCTGTTTTGAAGGCTTTCCGTTAATCTCAAGGTGAAGGATAGGCTTCTTTTTGTTATTTAGGGATTTCATCTTATCTATGATTTTGTTTATTTCCTGTTGGAAGTTGTCGGTATCAATAGCAATTACTTCCTGATGTCTTATGTCTAGGTTGATTGGTTGCACATTAACGTCTTTCGATAAATCTACCAAGAAGGCTCCTTTTCCTTTCTTCTCATATCCCTCAATTTCCTCCTCTCTTATAATCTCTGGAGATCCAGCAATGCCTAACATTCCATTTCCGAACTTTTGGAGCATTCTCGTATGAAAGTGACCCAACGCATAATAGTCAAATCCTGAGGGCAGATCCCCTTGGGAAATCTGCCAAGAATAAGCGTAAGGTAATATTTGTTTTATTCCTTGATGTAACATTATCACGTTTTTCGCTCCAGCCTCAGGTTTAGTGTTCCTCAATTTATCCTTTAACCCTTCGGCTATCAAAGTAGGCGTATGTTTAAAACCAATAATCTTTACCTTCACGCGGTCCTCTAGCGTTACAGAAGAATCATTGAGAAGCTTTAGACCAGCTATTTCCAATATTTTTTGTGGATATTTCTCTCCGTTCCTTTTCGGAGTGTCGTGATCCCCTGGTATATTTAAGAACATTATTCCTTTTTCAGTTAATCTTTTAATTTCAGTTAATGCATGATATATTGCATTATTTGGAGGATTTGGTTGATCGAATAAGTCGCCTGTATGAATGACCGCCTTAACTCTTTCTTCTATCGCGAGATCTATGAGATTGCTAAACGTCTCATAGACGTCACTTTCCCTTTCCTCTAATCCGTACTGCCTTTTTCCTAGATGTGTATCAGATATATGAAGTAGCTGCATTTTTTATTCACCGAATGAAGCAAACTTTGATTTCAGTTCCCTTTCCGATATCTGTTCCTTCCATTCCTTTATAAGGTCTGGATCTGCTCCGGCTAGCCTTCCTGAGAATTTATCAACCTTTATGATAGCTGGAATTCCCACAATTTTACCAATTACTATTGCTTCCCCTACATCAAGGGAAGAGAGGTGCTCAGCCAAATCTTCGCTAAGGTTATCGCTTGATTCTAGTACATATTTTTTGTCGTTAGGCTCTACTATCCTTAGAATTATCTTGTTAGTCATTTGACTTAGAATCGTATCGTCAAGTCCCTTTGGTCTTTGACTAACTATGAAAAGGCTGACTCCGAACTTTCTTCCTTCTCTAGCTATCTTCGATGCCCATCCCTTGGTTAATGTATCGTTATCTTTTGACAGGAAGATGTGAGCTTCCTCTATCACTGCTATTACTGGAAATGGAATTCCAGATCCTCCTCTCTTAACCGCCTTCCTTGAATCTAATATTTTTCGTAGATAATGCGCTGCTAAAGCGTCCATACTTTCAGGTTCCATAGGACTTAGATTTACCACATTTACTGCTTCACTTTTCAATCTTTCTCCAATATCAGGAGCAATGATATCTACTATCCCTGAGTATATGTCCTGAAACTCTTCTACCTTAGTTATAACCTCATCTTTCGTTTCCTTTTTTTCATCTTCGTTATTTTCTATTTTTTCCTCCAGCTTTGAGAAGAAATTTGAATTGGCATTAACAAGATCTATCTCTCCCTTAGTTAAAAAATCTCTGAATTCTTTTACGGTTTCACTAAAAGCCCTTCTTAGAACCCTATATTGCTTGAATGCATTAGGTCTAATCTCAAGTAAAGTGGCGAACTCCCTTGGGGTTAGTTCCAATGGGTTTAATTTAGGTTCGAGTACGTTTAAGTTCCTTATGTCGCTGTCCGAATATTCCCCATGATAATCGAAAATTAGGACGCTCCCCCTAACTCAGCTATCCTTTCGGACAGAACTGCTATCGTGTTAGACTTTCCAGATCCAGTTGCAGCTAATATGGCCAAATGTCTTGATAATGAGTTTATGGATATTTTTACTGGGACGTCAGTTCCTACCAAAGTTCCTATTCTGAGCTCGCCAGAAGAAAATATGGCATTCAGTTCGTCTCTGGTTGCTAATCTAACTACTGTGCCCGGGTAAGGAGGCAATGTAGGCAATCTACCGTTCTGATTAAGATCGCAAAGGACTTTTATTGTAGCTTTTATGTAATGGGGTATTCTTTCCTTGTTCTTAGTCATATCCTGAACCATTTCTATATCGTTTACTTGGCCATCTAGCAAAGGACTACCTCTGGTTAGCCATGTTATAAGGCCTAGAGCTTTGATATCATCGTACTCTATTACGACGTAAGTGCCAAGCCTTATATTTCCCAACGTAATCATGTACGCTTCTTGTGGTGTCGCTTCACCAATGATAAAACCTATGTCCATAAAGCCATAATAAGAAATAACATTTATTTGTATTTCGATAAATAGGAAAGTAATACCAACTACTACCCGAAAAATAGAGTGTTTAAAAATTGATAAAAATTAGCTTAAGAGCTTAAGCGCCAGCTACTTTCCTAGCGCTGTCAGCTATTTCCTTCTCCTGAGCAGCGTATGCACACAGCATAGCTTCTACGTCAGCATGTCCTTCAGCCTTAGCTGCCATTGCAACTCTGTTGTACTCATCTGTGTGTGCCTTATCCTCTGTTACTGCGAACTTTCCTAATAGCTCGGTTACTTTCCTAGCGCTGTCAGCTATTTCCTTCTCCTGAGCAGCGTATGCACACAGCATAGCTTCTACGTCAGCATGTCCTTCAGCCTTAGCTGCCATTGCAACTCTGTTGTACTCATCTGTGTGTGCCTTATCCTCTGTTACTGCGAACTTTCCTAATAGCTCGGTTACTTTCCTAGCGCTGTCAGCTATTTCCTTCTCCTGAGCAGCGTATGCACACAGCATAGCTTCTACGTCAGCATGTCCTTCAGCCTTAGCTGCCATTGCAACTCTGTTGTACTCATCTGTGTGTGCCTTATCCTCTGTTACTGCGAACTTTCCTAATAGCTCGGTTACTTTTTGGGTTTCGGATACCATTTTGGGTCTGAATCTAATCTTAGCTCCTCCCAATATATAAGCATTAGTTTGTAGACTAAGTTACATAAAAATATAATCTAGAAGTTTAAGCATACGTTTCTTACTATCTTGATACCGTTAATCTTATGGATTCATCGCAAGGCATAATAGCAGCAAATAAGGTAACGTATAGACCTTCACAGATTTTTTCCAAAAAAATTTTATTGTGTAGTACAAGTAAATAGTATGCAAAGGTTAGGTCCTAAAACTGAAATGGGTTTAAAAGAACTATTTATCGCAAATTCTGAAGATCACTTTCTCCTAAAACTGTCAGCTGGAAAGTTAGAGCAGGCGAAGAAAATAGAGGAAGCCAAAATAATTTCAGAAAAGTCTATGACCGAATTTAGACATGCAAGAGGGATTTTTGAAAAATTGGTAAGTTATTTAGGGGAAGATAAAATGCTAGAATGGTTAAAAGAAATAGAGAAAATGAAAGAGGAGAATTCAAGGGATATTTTCGTAAAATATTCTACAATATATATGTTATCTTCCTTCTTATCGGACAAGAAAGTTGAGCCGGAAGTTAAAGTTCAACTTCAGTTAAAGTCTAAAGAGTGCTTACCTAAAATACTTGACTCATATGAAAAAATATTAAATGATCCCAATGTAAAGCTTGACTAAGTGATGACTGACTTCAATACCGATATGAATGAAGAGGTAACTCGAAACTGATATTTATCTTGATGGGCTTAAGGGGGCAGAAGATCCCTTCCGAAAGATGGGGGAATGGATAACCTCACTTAAGTAATTCTTCCTTCCAAAAATGCTCTTAATGTCAACCTTAGGGTTATGCTTCCGTGCTTACACTGATGAACAAACATTGATGGTGTTAAAAGTCCAGTTGAAGTTAGCGTCAGAAGTATACAACACCCTACGCTGGGCAGACATCTATTTTCATGAAAGAGACGGAAAATGGCTCACGGAGATGGAGTTGAGACAATTAGCTCTCGACTTAAGGAAACAGGGTGAACAATACAAACAACTCTATTCCCAAACACTACAATAGATCGCAGACCGCTTCTACCACGCTTCCCTCAACATCCTGAGGAGATCGGGGTCGGAACGACCCTCATTGTGGGGCTTCGTTCTCTGCGTTGCTAGGTGAGGCTAGAAAACAGGAAGCGCTGTACGTAAGGGCAGGGTAGTTCACTCTAGAATTCTTCTGTAGGTCCTTTTTTGAAAATTACTTAATGGGTCGTTCATAGCATCTGGTATAGCTTCGATAATCTCTGAGGCTTTAAGGTGTTCTCCAAGCCTTTCATAAACGATGGAACCTGCAATTCCGTTAATGAATGCACCCATATATGACGACATAAAAGGATTTACCTTTCTTGCCATCAGCCCTGCTATTATGCCGGTTAAAACGTCTCCTGTACCTCCGACAGTCATAGCAGGATTCCCCGTTTTATTCAGTTTAAACGTAATTCCTTCACTAGCAACGTCTACGAAACCCTTAAGTAATATGTTAACGTTATATTTGTTTGATATCTCGATCACTTGTTTTATCCTTTCCTTAATTGAGGGCGATGGTTTAACTCCTGAGAAAATTTCGAACTCACCTGCATGAGGCGTGATCACGAAATTCTTGTTTAGCCTCATTCCTGCAGACGCCTTGAGTGCATCCGCGTCTAGCACAGTATGTTTGTTCATATCCATTAATAGCTTAACTATTTCTTTGGAAAACTCTCTTGTTTCTTGAGAAGTACCCATCCCTGGACCCACCACTACTGAATCAACCCTTTTTATTATCTCCTTAATATCATCTAAATTTGATTTGGAGAAATCATTTCCCTTTGTTTCAATTACTATCAAGTCAGGGGACCTTTCAGAGATTACTCTTGAAATTGACTCTGGAACCACAGCATATACAAGATCTACTCCAGTTTTAAGGGCGGCCATAGACGAAAAGTATGGAGCGCCAGAGAACTGATGGCTTCCACCAATTACCGCTACCCTCCCGTTATCTCCCTTTTTAGATCTAGGATCTCTTTTTGGCATATTAAGTAAAACGTCTCCTGGGCCCACGTATATTGAAGCTTCAAGCGGTATTCCAATTTTTCTTACTACTATGTTATTTAAGTTAGCTAAACCCCTCTTGATATCGTGAAAAGTTACAACTAGGTCAGCCCTAACGAAAACCTCGTTTACGCAGCCCTTATCAGCGTCGTAGCCTGATGGGAGATCTATAGATATTTTAAATCCCTTGCTATCATTGAAAGCTTGTATTGCACTCTTGAAGGGTTCTCTGGGTTCACCTTTTAGACCGGTTCCAAGCATCGCATCTACTAGGATATCTGCTTCAACGGGCTTTATCTGATCTCCATTTAAATTTCTAATTTTTACTGAATAGTCCATATCAATTATAGCGTTCAAATTAACTACGGCATCCTTATGTTTGTTTTCACCCAAGAGAATAACCTCTACTTCTACTCCCTCTTCTGCTAAGTGTCTTGCAACGACTAGACCGTCACCTCCCTTTCCTCCATGACCGGCAAAAATCACTGCCTTTTTCCCGGATAAATTTATCCTCTTCTTTATTTCATCTACTACAGATGAACCAGCGTTCTCCATAAGCAATAAAGTAGGTATTCCAAGTGCCTCACTATTTATTTCCAAAATTCTCATTTCCTTTGATGAAATCATGTGAAAGATATTCGAAAAGGATATATAAAAATTAAATAGTAATATAACTGCGTATTTTTTTGTTCCTCTTTTATTTTTCTCCTCTTCTTATTTCCTTCCTATCTCTTTGTCTTTATAATCTCAAGGGCCTTATCCGCGTGTTCTTCAGCTTTCTTCAACTTCTTTAGAATCTCTATTATTTTACCTTTTTCATCTATAATGAAAGTTATTCTCTGTGCACTAGTTCCTTTTTCATTTAGAACGCCATATACCTCACAAATTCTTTTTTCCTTATCAGAGACAACTGGAAACTTATTGCCATACTTTTCGGCGAATTTCTTTTGAGTGGAAATGGAATCTACACTCACGCCTATGACTTCGGCGTTGTTTTCCTTGATTTGGTCATAGATTTCACTGAATCTCTCCATTTCCCTAGTACAGCCTGGGGTAAACGACTTAGGGTAAAAGTAAAGTATCACTTTCTTTCCCCTGTAAGAGGAAAGTTTCACGTTACCTTTAGAGGATTCGGCTTCGAAATCTGGAGCTTCTTGACCAATCTCCATGGTTATGATTTTACCCTCTTCCCTTTATAAGCATCCACTCATTGAGAATGTATATGGTTACCTTGAGGAAAGAAATAAATTACTATAATGTTAATTTTATTGGTTCCTTTATGAGAAAAAGATAAAAACTAAATCAAAGATGTAGAGTGAAATGAGACTCATTCCTAGAACTATGTCAACACAGCATCCTGACAACGCCAGAGTACCAGAGTGGAGCAGAGGAGAGGCAATTGAGGGAGAGGATGAGGTAACTGAAGCTTTTCTAGCGTTTAGTAACTACAACGTTCAGGAGGTGATGTGGGACGCTGAAGGTAAGGACGTAGATACCCACGTAATAAGAAAGCTTTTTTCACGATATCCAGAATATTTCAAGAAGAGGCAAATTGGAGTTGACGTCTTTGTTACATACAGACTCCCAAATCCTAGAATAGAGGGTGCTGACAGAAAAGTATTCGCGGAAACATTGGAGAGCATACCGAATAATTTCGATATAGCTGAGAAATTCTACGGAAAGAACGCTATTCCAGTGTTTGAAGTTATTCTTCCTTTCACCACAGAGTCCATAGAGTTGATTGGAGTAGCAAAGTATTATGAAAAGGTGGTTGCCGGGAAACAAGACGTAAGACTTTGGGACGAGTTATACGTCAGAGATCTAGTGGGTGAGATACAACCTAAGACGGTTGAAGTGATTCCGTTAATAGAGGACAAAGATTCCCTAATGAAAGCAGACGAGATTGTAGGTGGTTACGTTAAAGCCATTAAGCCGGCCTACGTAAGGGTCTTTCTAGCTAGATCCGATCCAGCTATGAATTACGGTATGCTATCAGCTGTACTATCTGCAAAAGTCGCTTTAAGTAAGCTAAGCAAATTATCCAGAACCCTTAACATTAAAGTATTTCCTATAATTGGAGTGGGTTCACTTCCCTTCAGAGGAAACATGAATCCAGAAAACTACAAAAACGTAATGGAGGAATACAAAGGAGTATATACATTCACAATACAGTCGGCCTACAAGTATGATTATCCTCCGGACGTTGTTGAAAAGTCCGTATCCGATATAAATAATTCTCCAATTTTGGAGCCAGTGGAGTTAGACTCAGACGTCGAGATGTCGCTTAAGAATGTAGCTGACAACTTCACTGTATCGTATCAAGCGGTAATAGAGCCCTTGGCAGGAGTAGTGAATCAAGTTGCATCTTTGATGCCCAGACGTAGAGCTAGAAAACTTCATATAGGACTCTTTGGATACTCTAGGAGCACGGGTAAGGTAACTCTACCTAGAGCAATATCCTTTACTGGAGCATTTTACTCCATAGGGATACCTCCAGAAATAATAGGTATATCGTCACTGTCATCTATGAAGGACGCAGATGTGGAAAACGTATTTTCTCAATATAAGTTCATAAAGGATGATCTTAAACGAGCATTAAAGTACTTCAACTGGGAATCATTGGATTTACTGAAAGATGCATGGAAGATAGATGAAAAAGTGACCGCCCAAATTAAGAAGGATGCAGAATACGCAGAGAATAACCTTGGAATCAAAGTAGGCGAGGATAATTCATATGAATTTAAGAAACATAGGTTACTTAGCAGCATGTTTCTCCTTTCAGTAAAGGAGGGGGAAAACGCTGAGGCTAAACGCTT
It includes:
- the mre11 gene encoding DNA double-strand break repair protein Mre11, translated to MQLLHISDTHLGKRQYGLEERESDVYETFSNLIDLAIEERVKAVIHTGDLFDQPNPPNNAIYHALTEIKRLTEKGIMFLNIPGDHDTPKRNGEKYPQKILEIAGLKLLNDSSVTLEDRVKVKIIGFKHTPTLIAEGLKDKLRNTKPEAGAKNVIMLHQGIKQILPYAYSWQISQGDLPSGFDYYALGHFHTRMLQKFGNGMLGIAGSPEIIREEEIEGYEKKGKGAFLVDLSKDVNVQPINLDIRHQEVIAIDTDNFQQEINKIIDKMKSLNNKKKPILHLEINGKPSKQMLEYMNRLQSVVLHYRIIKYNVSETEDKLNVKVENTTTVNELIREFLTKRGYSKEDADLLIEVINDVENEEKVNKTIKKIVGLVD
- a CDS encoding rubrerythrin; translated protein: MGGAKIRFRPKMVSETQKVTELLGKFAVTEDKAHTDEYNRVAMAAKAEGHADVEAMLCAYAAQEKEIADSARKVTELLGKFAVTEDKAHTDEYNRVAMAAKAEGHADVEAMLCAYAAQEKEIADSARKVTELLGKFAVTEDKAHTDEYNRVAMAAKAEGHADVEAMLCAYAAQEKEIADSARKVAGA
- a CDS encoding NAD(P)H-hydrate dehydratase, whose amino-acid sequence is MISSKEMRILEINSEALGIPTLLLMENAGSSVVDEIKKRINLSGKKAVIFAGHGGKGGDGLVVARHLAEEGVEVEVILLGENKHKDAVVNLNAIIDMDYSVKIRNLNGDQIKPVEADILVDAMLGTGLKGEPREPFKSAIQAFNDSKGFKISIDLPSGYDADKGCVNEVFVRADLVVTFHDIKRGLANLNNIVVRKIGIPLEASIYVGPGDVLLNMPKRDPRSKKGDNGRVAVIGGSHQFSGAPYFSSMAALKTGVDLVYAVVPESISRVISERSPDLIVIETKGNDFSKSNLDDIKEIIKRVDSVVVGPGMGTSQETREFSKEIVKLLMDMNKHTVLDADALKASAGMRLNKNFVITPHAGEFEIFSGVKPSPSIKERIKQVIEISNKYNVNILLKGFVDVASEGITFKLNKTGNPAMTVGGTGDVLTGIIAGLMARKVNPFMSSYMGAFINGIAGSIVYERLGEHLKASEIIEAIPDAMNDPLSNFQKRTYRRILE
- a CDS encoding peroxiredoxin, whose translation is MEIGQEAPDFEAESSKGNVKLSSYRGKKVILYFYPKSFTPGCTREMERFSEIYDQIKENNAEVIGVSVDSISTQKKFAEKYGNKFPVVSDKEKRICEVYGVLNEKGTSAQRITFIIDEKGKIIEILKKLKKAEEHADKALEIIKTKR
- the ppcA gene encoding phosphoenolpyruvate carboxylase; this translates as MRLIPRTMSTQHPDNARVPEWSRGEAIEGEDEVTEAFLAFSNYNVQEVMWDAEGKDVDTHVIRKLFSRYPEYFKKRQIGVDVFVTYRLPNPRIEGADRKVFAETLESIPNNFDIAEKFYGKNAIPVFEVILPFTTESIELIGVAKYYEKVVAGKQDVRLWDELYVRDLVGEIQPKTVEVIPLIEDKDSLMKADEIVGGYVKAIKPAYVRVFLARSDPAMNYGMLSAVLSAKVALSKLSKLSRTLNIKVFPIIGVGSLPFRGNMNPENYKNVMEEYKGVYTFTIQSAYKYDYPPDVVEKSVSDINNSPILEPVELDSDVEMSLKNVADNFTVSYQAVIEPLAGVVNQVASLMPRRRARKLHIGLFGYSRSTGKVTLPRAISFTGAFYSIGIPPEIIGISSLSSMKDADVENVFSQYKFIKDDLKRALKYFNWESLDLLKDAWKIDEKVTAQIKKDAEYAENNLGIKVGEDNSYEFKKHRLLSSMFLLSVKEGENAEAKRFLYEMALVRKSLG